A genomic segment from Yimella sp. cx-51 encodes:
- a CDS encoding cyclase family protein, with amino-acid sequence MTDAISLEELLKDSPTNWGKWGADDEVGALNYLTKDEVLRGIKSVQQGEVFTLQRLINDPKGDPVWPGRSPAERTMILDESTWDKDDAPQFPGGLHYADDKINAFLQGSTQYDALGHVWYGGKLWNGYDARTTIGGMEKASVAPIGERGVVGRGILLDMARFRGKETLDKGETYTHEDLVACAEAQGTPIEKRDILVIRTNFLQQFFDQGDSFYEGFNEPGLVYSPELVQWFQDMEIPNLVTDTIANEVTYDPNNGVALVLHNALMRNLGVTLTEIADLEKLASSCADDKQYTFLYTAAPLKVHRATGSPVNPVAIK; translated from the coding sequence ATGACCGATGCCATCAGCCTCGAAGAACTGCTCAAGGACTCTCCGACCAACTGGGGCAAGTGGGGTGCCGACGACGAAGTGGGCGCCTTGAACTACCTCACCAAGGACGAGGTGCTGCGCGGTATCAAGTCGGTGCAGCAGGGCGAGGTCTTCACCCTCCAACGCCTGATCAACGACCCGAAGGGCGACCCCGTGTGGCCCGGTCGCTCCCCCGCCGAGCGGACGATGATCCTGGACGAATCGACGTGGGACAAGGACGACGCACCCCAGTTCCCTGGCGGTCTGCACTACGCCGACGACAAGATCAACGCCTTCCTGCAGGGCTCGACGCAGTACGACGCACTCGGCCACGTCTGGTATGGCGGCAAACTCTGGAACGGCTACGACGCGCGCACGACCATCGGTGGCATGGAGAAGGCCAGCGTCGCCCCCATCGGCGAGCGTGGCGTCGTCGGCCGCGGCATCCTGCTGGACATGGCGCGCTTCCGCGGCAAGGAGACGCTCGACAAGGGCGAGACGTACACCCACGAAGACCTCGTGGCCTGCGCCGAGGCCCAGGGCACCCCGATCGAGAAGCGCGACATCCTGGTGATCCGCACCAACTTCCTGCAGCAGTTCTTCGACCAGGGAGATTCGTTCTACGAGGGCTTCAACGAGCCCGGGTTGGTCTACAGCCCCGAGCTCGTGCAGTGGTTCCAGGACATGGAGATCCCGAACCTCGTCACCGACACCATCGCCAACGAGGTCACCTACGACCCCAACAACGGCGTGGCGCTGGTGCTGCACAACGCCCTCATGCGCAACCTCGGCGTCACCCTCACCGAGATCGCCGACCTGGAGAAGCTGGCGAGCTCGTGCGCCGATGACAAGCAGTACACCTTCCTCTACACCGCGGCGCCGCTGAAGGTGCACCGTGCCACCGGTTCACCGGTGAACCCCGTGGCGATCAAGTGA
- a CDS encoding DUF1003 domain-containing protein, which translates to MSERSERRSPRESGPRLDQPRELRGRFFPEMAVDNETFGVIAEKFARFMGTAKFLAYMTIFIIVWILINAIALFGLRWDPYPFILLNLFFSTQASYAAPLILLAQNRQDDRDRVALEQDRNRDERNLADTEFLTREVASLRLGLRDTATRDFVRGELRNLLDEMEERGMIAPVAPEETKPRRKKDKPAN; encoded by the coding sequence ATGAGCGAACGCAGCGAACGGCGCTCTCCTCGCGAGAGTGGCCCTCGACTGGACCAACCGCGCGAGCTGCGCGGGCGGTTCTTCCCCGAGATGGCCGTCGACAACGAAACCTTCGGGGTCATCGCCGAGAAGTTCGCGCGCTTCATGGGCACCGCGAAGTTCCTCGCCTACATGACGATCTTCATCATCGTGTGGATCCTGATCAACGCCATCGCGTTGTTCGGACTGCGATGGGACCCCTACCCCTTCATCCTGCTCAACCTCTTCTTCTCCACCCAGGCGTCCTACGCCGCTCCGCTGATCCTGTTGGCGCAGAACCGGCAGGACGACCGCGATCGCGTGGCACTGGAACAGGACCGCAACCGGGACGAACGCAACCTGGCCGACACCGAGTTCCTCACCCGCGAGGTCGCCTCATTGCGTCTGGGCCTGCGCGACACCGCGACCCGCGACTTCGTCCGTGGTGAACTGCGCAATCTGCTGGACGAGATGGAGGAGCGAGGCATGATCGCACCCGTTGCGCCCGAGGAGACCAAGCCCCGGCGCAAGAAGGACAAGCCCGCTAACTGA
- a CDS encoding preprotein translocase subunit TatA, which produces MVFGIDMWELVVLIALASVLIGPERLPEYISKVRGWIKQARDYAEGAKSQLKDEMGPEFADVNWRQYDPRQYDPRKIVREALFDEPSDNTTAQHAAIDPVMDAGPSAWEPLRYDPDRSTPFDVDAT; this is translated from the coding sequence ATGGTGTTCGGTATCGACATGTGGGAGCTGGTCGTGCTCATCGCGCTGGCCTCCGTGTTGATCGGTCCCGAACGGCTGCCCGAGTACATCTCGAAGGTGCGCGGCTGGATCAAGCAGGCCCGCGATTATGCCGAGGGCGCCAAATCGCAACTCAAGGACGAAATGGGTCCGGAGTTTGCCGATGTCAACTGGCGGCAGTACGACCCTCGGCAGTACGACCCCCGCAAGATCGTCCGGGAGGCGCTGTTCGACGAGCCGTCCGACAACACCACCGCGCAGCATGCCGCGATCGATCCCGTGATGGACGCCGGCCCTTCCGCCTGGGAGCCGTTGCGCTACGACCCCGACCGGTCAACGCCTTTCGACGTCGACGCGACGTAG
- a CDS encoding DUF3117 domain-containing protein, translating into MAAMKPRTGDGPLEVTKEGRSILLRMPLEGGGRLVVEMNAEEAAALGDAIKGCIG; encoded by the coding sequence ATGGCGGCGATGAAGCCGAGGACTGGCGACGGCCCGCTCGAAGTCACCAAGGAAGGCCGCAGCATCCTGCTGCGCATGCCGCTCGAGGGCGGTGGCCGCCTCGTGGTCGAGATGAACGCCGAGGAAGCTGCGGCACTGGGCGATGCCATCAAGGGCTGCATCGGCTGA
- the sigE gene encoding RNA polymerase sigma factor SigE — protein MTTTINAMSRTPERTTVKRTKTVVPDHAPAGWKPPTWEEIVAEHSGRVYRLAYRLTGNVHDAEDLTHDVFVRVFRSLDSYRPGTFEGWLHRITTNVFLDKMRRKQRIRFDALSDDAAARLVSGTGSPEQIYADANFDDDIQRALDALSPDFRAAVVLCDIEGLSYEEVAATLDVKLGTVRSRIHRGRAQLRAALAHRDPAVRPVAEPIGSAPARSSLGLRRPAGVAG, from the coding sequence ATGACGACGACGATCAACGCGATGAGCAGGACGCCCGAGAGGACGACGGTGAAGCGAACCAAGACAGTGGTTCCCGACCACGCACCGGCAGGCTGGAAGCCGCCGACCTGGGAGGAGATCGTCGCTGAGCACTCCGGTCGGGTCTACCGACTGGCGTACCGCCTGACCGGCAACGTGCACGACGCAGAAGACCTCACCCACGACGTCTTCGTGCGAGTCTTCCGCTCGCTCGACTCCTACCGCCCCGGCACCTTCGAGGGCTGGTTGCACCGCATCACCACGAATGTTTTCCTCGACAAGATGCGGCGCAAGCAGCGCATCAGGTTCGATGCGCTCTCCGACGACGCCGCAGCCCGTCTGGTCAGCGGCACCGGGAGCCCCGAGCAGATCTACGCCGACGCCAACTTCGACGACGACATCCAGCGGGCGCTCGACGCGTTGTCACCCGACTTCCGGGCCGCGGTCGTGTTGTGCGACATCGAGGGCCTTTCCTACGAAGAGGTCGCCGCCACGCTCGACGTGAAGCTCGGCACCGTTCGTTCGCGCATCCACCGCGGACGCGCCCAGTTGCGTGCTGCGCTGGCCCACCGCGATCCTGCTGTGCGGCCTGTCGCGGAGCCCATCGGTTCCGCGCCCGCCCGCAGCTCCCTGGGGCTGCGCCGTCCCGCCGGGGTGGCTGGATGA
- a CDS encoding helix-turn-helix domain-containing protein — MSTTVTVPDVGRTIRAQREQRGISLRELASRIEVSPATLSGIETGNTTLSVERMCRIADELQLLPHRLLDEVLEGPAGRAGAGQEEHPPYERDDLPGRAQGRWREFPELPLDPALSGALIAFCDKGFHGASIREIADHAGLSVSGLYHYQPGKDAMLPALLDLTMADLTWRLDVARAEVGPGAERLHRTVECLALFHARRPRLAFLGASEMRSLSAGDRARITAERKRVQRILQDDIRSVLGQIPSTGRLMVTLGNAISTMCTSLSQWIHHDGSIAPELIASDYADAAVAMVSAHVVPHQRKAAR, encoded by the coding sequence ATGTCGACGACGGTCACAGTCCCGGACGTCGGTCGCACGATCCGGGCGCAGCGGGAGCAGCGGGGTATTTCGTTGCGCGAGTTGGCTTCCCGAATCGAGGTGAGCCCGGCGACGTTGAGCGGTATCGAAACGGGTAACACCACGTTGTCGGTCGAGCGCATGTGTCGCATTGCGGATGAGCTCCAGCTCCTGCCGCACCGGCTGCTGGACGAGGTGTTGGAAGGTCCTGCAGGTCGCGCCGGGGCCGGTCAGGAAGAACACCCGCCGTACGAGCGTGACGACCTTCCCGGGCGGGCCCAAGGGCGCTGGCGGGAGTTTCCGGAACTGCCGCTGGACCCTGCACTGAGCGGCGCACTGATTGCGTTCTGTGACAAGGGATTTCATGGTGCATCGATCCGGGAGATCGCCGACCACGCCGGTCTGAGTGTTTCCGGGCTCTACCACTACCAACCGGGCAAGGACGCGATGCTGCCCGCGCTGCTCGACCTGACGATGGCCGATCTGACCTGGCGCCTCGACGTGGCCCGCGCTGAGGTCGGGCCGGGAGCGGAGCGGCTGCATCGCACGGTGGAGTGCTTGGCGTTGTTCCACGCCCGTCGGCCCAGGCTCGCTTTCCTCGGCGCCAGTGAGATGCGCAGCCTGTCGGCCGGTGATCGCGCGCGCATCACCGCGGAGCGCAAGCGGGTGCAACGCATCCTGCAGGACGACATCCGATCGGTGCTGGGGCAGATCCCGAGCACCGGGCGGCTGATGGTGACCCTCGGCAACGCGATCTCCACCATGTGCACCTCGCTGTCACAGTGGATTCACCACGACGGCTCGATCGCCCCCGAACTCATCGCGAGCGACTACGCCGATGCCGCCGTCGCGATGGTCAGTGCCCACGTAGTTCCGCATCAACGAAAGGCAGCCCGATGA
- a CDS encoding S1C family serine protease has protein sequence MVTGAAVLALACGGLGGVAGGYLADRSEPGTTAAATGAVESIATKALPSVVTIRVSDSSGRPIGTGSGFVLRADGHIVTNNHVATANGRGDKLTVIFSDQSETEAKIVGTSPTYDLAVLKVDKTGLPVLALGKSDDLKVGQSVVAVGAPLGLTGSVTTGIVSALNRPVVTGGDSSGSSSGSSDTSYMNAIQTDAAINQGNSGGPLLDLDGRVIGVNSAIYSSRGGGNIGLGFAIPAAQVQRTTDQLIRTGKAEYPVIGMEFSPDYAGPGVKVSKVTAAGPAQRGGVKEGDVITSIDGTPTKDPKTFLVTLRSKPIGATITLGVEADGRQRSVTVQTEAGS, from the coding sequence ATGGTCACCGGGGCGGCGGTGCTGGCGCTGGCGTGCGGAGGCCTCGGCGGCGTGGCGGGCGGCTACCTGGCCGATCGCTCGGAGCCGGGCACCACAGCTGCGGCCACCGGTGCCGTCGAATCGATCGCCACCAAGGCGCTTCCCAGCGTCGTGACCATCCGGGTCAGTGACTCCTCGGGTCGACCGATCGGCACCGGGTCAGGATTCGTCCTTCGGGCCGACGGGCACATCGTGACCAACAATCACGTGGCCACCGCCAACGGTCGTGGCGACAAGCTCACCGTCATCTTCTCTGACCAGAGCGAGACCGAAGCGAAGATCGTCGGCACCTCACCCACGTACGACCTGGCGGTGCTCAAGGTCGACAAGACCGGTCTGCCGGTGCTCGCCCTCGGCAAGTCCGACGACCTCAAGGTAGGCCAGTCGGTCGTCGCCGTCGGAGCGCCGCTCGGGCTCACCGGTTCGGTCACCACCGGCATCGTCAGTGCACTCAATCGTCCCGTCGTGACTGGCGGCGACTCCTCGGGTTCCTCCAGTGGTAGTTCCGACACTTCCTACATGAATGCCATCCAGACCGATGCTGCGATCAACCAGGGCAACTCCGGCGGACCGCTGCTCGACCTCGACGGCCGTGTCATCGGCGTCAACTCCGCCATCTACTCCTCCCGCGGCGGCGGCAACATCGGGCTGGGATTCGCCATCCCGGCTGCCCAGGTGCAGCGCACCACCGACCAGCTGATCCGCACCGGCAAAGCTGAGTACCCGGTGATCGGCATGGAGTTCTCGCCCGATTACGCGGGCCCAGGGGTGAAGGTCTCCAAGGTCACTGCCGCAGGTCCGGCGCAGCGGGGCGGCGTCAAGGAGGGTGACGTGATCACCTCGATCGACGGCACGCCGACCAAGGATCCCAAGACCTTCCTGGTGACGCTGCGTTCCAAGCCGATCGGCGCCACGATCACGTTGGGCGTCGAAGCAGACGGCCGACAGCGTTCGGTGACCGTGCAGACCGAAGCCGGTAGCTAG
- a CDS encoding Mrp/NBP35 family ATP-binding protein: MSAAPTMDAVRAALATVEDPEIRKPITELGMVESVDISESGHVSVTILLTIAGCPLKAKLTGDTTSAVQKVAGVTGVEVRLGVMNDEQRAALKESLRGGAPEKEIPFAKPGSLTRVYAVASGKGGVGKSSVTTNLAAAMAANGLRVGVVDADIYGFSVPRMLGVDQKPTQVDDMILPPVSNDVKVISIGMFVPGNQPVVWRGPMLHRALQQFLGDVFWGDLDVLLLDLPPGTGDIAISVAQLIPNAEILVVTTPQQAAAEVAERAGSIALQTKQRIAGVIENMSWLELPDGTRQEIFGSGGGQDVADSLTRSVGAKVELLGQIPLDTALREGADTGAPVVLGSPDSPAAVALRGIAKGLGNRARGLAGRSLGLTPTGR; the protein is encoded by the coding sequence ATGTCTGCAGCACCCACCATGGACGCCGTCCGCGCCGCTCTCGCCACGGTCGAGGACCCCGAGATCCGCAAGCCCATCACCGAACTCGGGATGGTGGAGAGCGTCGACATCTCCGAATCCGGTCACGTGAGCGTGACGATCCTGCTGACGATCGCCGGGTGCCCGCTGAAGGCCAAACTCACCGGCGACACCACGTCCGCGGTGCAGAAGGTGGCCGGGGTGACGGGCGTTGAAGTGCGCCTCGGGGTGATGAACGACGAGCAGCGAGCCGCGCTCAAGGAATCCTTGCGTGGCGGCGCGCCGGAGAAGGAGATCCCCTTCGCCAAGCCCGGCTCGCTCACCCGCGTCTATGCCGTCGCGTCCGGCAAGGGCGGCGTCGGCAAGTCATCCGTCACCACCAACCTCGCTGCTGCGATGGCCGCCAACGGGCTGCGTGTCGGCGTGGTGGATGCCGACATCTACGGCTTCTCAGTGCCCCGCATGTTGGGTGTCGACCAGAAGCCGACGCAGGTCGACGACATGATCCTGCCGCCGGTCAGCAACGACGTGAAGGTCATCTCCATCGGGATGTTCGTGCCCGGCAACCAGCCGGTCGTGTGGCGCGGACCCATGCTCCACCGCGCGCTGCAGCAGTTCCTCGGCGATGTCTTCTGGGGCGACCTCGACGTCCTGCTGCTCGACCTTCCGCCGGGCACCGGAGACATCGCGATTTCCGTGGCACAGCTGATCCCCAACGCCGAGATCCTCGTGGTCACCACCCCGCAGCAGGCGGCAGCCGAGGTGGCCGAACGGGCTGGGTCGATCGCGCTGCAGACCAAGCAGCGCATCGCCGGCGTGATCGAGAACATGTCGTGGCTGGAACTTCCCGACGGCACCCGTCAGGAGATCTTCGGCTCCGGCGGTGGCCAGGACGTCGCAGATTCGCTCACCCGATCGGTCGGGGCGAAGGTCGAACTGCTGGGACAGATCCCGCTCGACACCGCGCTGCGCGAAGGCGCCGACACCGGTGCGCCGGTGGTGTTGGGCAGTCCCGACTCCCCCGCCGCCGTTGCCCTGCGCGGCATCGCCAAGGGTCTCGGCAACCGCGCTCGGGGCCTGGCCGGACGCTCGCTCGGTCTCACGCCCACCGGCCGCTGA
- a CDS encoding O-methyltransferase: MTSMRPGTWTYAEEFTPEPEVIERARARGEALGCVPVGSGTGAALRMLAAANHARSVVEIGTGAGVSALWLLAGMPQDGILTTIDISTEHQHAAKQAFAEAGYAPQRTRAIVGSALSVLPRLTDGGYDLVLVDGEKTEYPQYVEQALRLLRPGGVLAVDNMLWHDQVADPAARDEVTRTLRDLGKQLRDDEGLSTALLPVGDGLLVAVKR, encoded by the coding sequence ATGACATCGATGCGACCCGGCACTTGGACCTACGCCGAGGAATTCACCCCCGAACCCGAGGTGATCGAGCGTGCACGGGCTCGTGGCGAAGCCCTCGGATGCGTGCCCGTCGGCAGCGGCACCGGTGCAGCTCTGCGGATGTTGGCGGCGGCGAACCATGCGCGCTCGGTCGTCGAGATCGGCACCGGCGCCGGAGTGAGCGCCCTGTGGCTCCTGGCCGGCATGCCGCAGGACGGCATCCTGACGACCATCGACATTTCCACCGAGCACCAGCACGCCGCCAAGCAGGCTTTCGCCGAAGCCGGCTACGCGCCGCAACGCACGCGCGCGATCGTCGGCAGCGCGTTGTCGGTGCTCCCCCGCCTCACCGACGGCGGGTACGACCTGGTGCTGGTCGACGGTGAGAAGACGGAGTACCCGCAGTACGTCGAGCAGGCACTGCGCCTGCTGCGGCCCGGCGGGGTGCTCGCGGTCGACAACATGTTGTGGCACGACCAGGTGGCAGACCCGGCCGCTCGCGACGAAGTGACACGGACGCTGCGCGACCTCGGCAAACAGTTGCGCGACGACGAAGGTCTCTCCACCGCTTTGCTCCCGGTCGGTGACGGTCTGCTGGTCGCTGTCAAGCGCTGA
- a CDS encoding anti-sigma factor: MTCPEHDLLVDYADGLLTAKEREPFERHLIACQCCRMEVAAERELLGRLRGAPSAPARESDFMAGLLSLSDLPTEPMPVRRPNRTGGSVATLNSHAPAQYVSARKPVGIAALAVVGCLSAAVVAIHVPAPDATQTRMPSRSSLSPQQVSPARVIGFQPSIVDAPKP; encoded by the coding sequence ATGACCTGTCCCGAGCACGACCTGCTGGTCGACTACGCCGATGGTCTGCTGACGGCGAAGGAGCGCGAGCCGTTCGAGCGTCACCTCATCGCGTGCCAGTGCTGCCGCATGGAGGTCGCTGCTGAGCGGGAGTTGCTCGGCCGACTCCGCGGCGCCCCGTCAGCTCCGGCCCGCGAGTCCGACTTCATGGCGGGGCTGCTGAGCCTGAGTGACCTACCGACCGAGCCCATGCCGGTCCGCCGGCCGAACCGCACGGGCGGATCGGTGGCCACACTCAACAGCCATGCGCCCGCGCAGTATGTCTCGGCGCGCAAGCCCGTGGGTATCGCAGCGCTCGCCGTGGTGGGTTGCCTCAGTGCGGCGGTCGTGGCGATCCACGTGCCGGCGCCGGACGCCACCCAGACCCGCATGCCCTCGCGTTCTTCACTTTCGCCGCAGCAGGTTTCTCCTGCGCGAGTGATCGGATTCCAGCCCTCGATCGTCGATGCACCCAAGCCCTGA
- a CDS encoding long-chain fatty acid--CoA ligase encodes MTEQTHPWLARYAAGQPEHIEPAAPDMLSLWRAALDADAEAPAVLYFDHSLSFREVDQRASALAMFLQRNGFQPGDRLALYLQNHPAFVIGLLAAWKAGGAGVAINPMSKARELTYLLSDSGAVALLCHDDLFEQVAQDVVDSGETSVRAVISVSPLDEQSRDDDRLFADTTRGGAPTGTTALAQIVRESTGERPAAYTPSPDDIAVLTYTSGTTGVPKGAMNTHGNIAFNATTYLRWLDLSSDDRVLGIAPLFHITGLVGHVGAAIAARCPLVLAYRFEPNVMLDTLREHRPTFTIGSITVFIALSSVPGVSADDFSSFRYIYSGGAPIAPAVTERFEKLTGHYIHNAYGLTETNSPSHFVPAGSRAPVDHDSGALSVGVPVYDTVVRILDEAGNPLPAGEVGEIATSGPQVVPGYWGRPDATAESLPGGELRTGDVGFMDAEGWFYLVDRKKDMINASGYKVWPREVEDVLYTHPAVREVAVIGVPDEYRGETVKAFVSLSDGHSVTTQELIDFCKERMAAYKYPRQIEIIDELPKTTTGKILRRQLRDEAQAGR; translated from the coding sequence GTGACCGAGCAGACGCATCCCTGGCTGGCCCGCTACGCAGCGGGCCAGCCGGAGCACATCGAGCCGGCCGCACCCGACATGCTCTCGCTGTGGCGGGCCGCTCTCGATGCCGATGCCGAGGCCCCGGCGGTGCTCTACTTCGACCACTCGCTGAGCTTCCGCGAGGTCGACCAGCGCGCGTCCGCACTCGCGATGTTCTTGCAGCGCAACGGTTTCCAACCGGGTGACCGACTCGCGCTCTACCTGCAGAACCATCCTGCCTTCGTCATCGGTCTGCTCGCCGCGTGGAAGGCCGGTGGCGCCGGCGTGGCGATCAACCCAATGAGTAAGGCACGCGAACTCACCTATCTGCTGAGCGACTCCGGCGCGGTGGCCCTGCTGTGTCACGACGACCTTTTCGAACAGGTCGCACAGGACGTCGTCGACTCGGGCGAGACCTCCGTGCGCGCGGTCATCAGCGTGAGCCCGCTCGATGAGCAGTCGCGTGACGACGACCGACTCTTCGCCGACACCACCAGGGGCGGGGCCCCGACCGGGACAACCGCGCTCGCGCAGATCGTCCGCGAATCCACCGGCGAGCGCCCTGCCGCGTACACCCCCTCGCCGGACGACATCGCTGTGCTCACCTACACCTCGGGCACGACTGGCGTCCCGAAGGGTGCGATGAACACCCACGGCAACATCGCCTTCAACGCCACCACCTACCTGCGTTGGCTCGACCTCAGCAGCGATGACCGGGTGCTCGGCATCGCGCCGTTGTTCCACATCACCGGGCTCGTCGGACATGTCGGCGCGGCCATCGCAGCACGCTGCCCGCTGGTCTTGGCCTACCGGTTCGAACCCAATGTCATGCTCGACACCCTGCGCGAGCACCGGCCGACCTTCACCATCGGGTCGATCACTGTGTTCATCGCGCTCTCCTCCGTCCCCGGTGTGAGCGCCGACGATTTCAGTTCGTTCCGGTACATCTATTCCGGCGGAGCGCCGATCGCGCCCGCGGTCACCGAACGCTTTGAGAAACTGACCGGGCACTACATCCACAACGCCTACGGGCTCACCGAGACCAACTCCCCGTCCCACTTCGTCCCGGCCGGCTCCCGTGCGCCCGTCGACCACGACAGTGGGGCGCTCTCGGTGGGAGTTCCGGTGTACGACACCGTGGTTCGCATCCTTGACGAAGCAGGCAATCCGCTGCCTGCGGGCGAGGTCGGCGAGATCGCCACGAGCGGACCCCAGGTCGTTCCCGGCTACTGGGGCCGTCCCGACGCGACCGCGGAATCCCTTCCCGGCGGTGAACTACGCACCGGCGATGTCGGCTTCATGGACGCCGAAGGTTGGTTCTACCTGGTCGACCGCAAGAAGGACATGATCAACGCCTCCGGCTACAAGGTGTGGCCGCGGGAGGTGGAGGACGTCCTCTACACCCATCCCGCGGTTCGCGAGGTGGCGGTGATCGGCGTCCCCGACGAGTACCGCGGCGAGACGGTCAAGGCGTTCGTGTCGCTCAGCGACGGACACAGCGTGACGACGCAGGAGCTCATCGACTTCTGCAAGGAGCGCATGGCGGCCTACAAGTACCCCCGGCAGATCGAGATCATCGACGAGTTGCCCAAGACCACCACCGGCAAGATCCTGCGCCGGCAGTTGCGCGATGAGGCACAGGCCGGCCGATAA
- a CDS encoding magnesium transporter MgtE N-terminal domain-containing protein produces the protein MQLVSTRIFVSRIAGLTVLDPLGDRVGTVRDVVTTFAGTSTTPRVIGLVIEVPGKRRVFLPMTRVTTVDPGAVISTGLVNMRRFEQRATETLVLTELFDRPVKVSGEDEPYEATVEDIAIAQNSRRDWVAVKVFVRRSDGSVGATSRAVSRLTRRRPGRTALVDVSQVTGMRYQTGAQSAQRLLENYDDMRVADFAEVIHDLNPKRRAEVAAALDDSRLADVLEELPEEDQIEIIAGLKSERAADVLEAMEPDDAADLLADLPPEQAEKLLQLMEPDEAAPLRRLMTYDENTAGGLMTTEPVILGPEATIAEALAMVRREELDPALASAIFVCRPPLETPTGRFIGLVHTQRLLREPPHTSVGMAVDTTIEAISVDARLEQLTRTLATYNLVVLPVVDDDGRLLGAVSVDDVLDHILPDDWREERHDVRLPSTPRAGGR, from the coding sequence TTGCAACTCGTGAGCACCCGCATCTTCGTGTCGCGCATCGCCGGCCTCACCGTGCTCGATCCGTTGGGCGATCGGGTCGGCACGGTGCGCGACGTCGTCACCACCTTCGCAGGCACCTCCACCACCCCACGGGTCATCGGCTTGGTCATCGAGGTGCCCGGCAAACGACGTGTCTTCCTTCCGATGACGAGGGTGACCACCGTCGATCCGGGCGCCGTGATCAGCACGGGTCTGGTCAACATGCGGCGCTTCGAACAACGCGCCACAGAGACCCTCGTGCTCACCGAACTCTTCGACCGTCCGGTCAAGGTCAGCGGGGAGGACGAGCCGTACGAGGCAACGGTCGAGGACATCGCGATCGCCCAGAACTCCCGCCGCGACTGGGTGGCCGTCAAGGTCTTCGTGCGCCGAAGCGATGGCTCGGTCGGCGCCACCAGCCGGGCGGTGTCCCGATTGACTCGCCGCCGTCCCGGACGCACCGCACTGGTCGACGTCAGCCAGGTCACCGGCATGCGGTACCAGACCGGCGCGCAGAGTGCGCAGCGCCTGCTGGAGAACTACGACGACATGCGGGTGGCCGACTTCGCCGAGGTGATCCACGACCTCAACCCCAAGCGACGCGCCGAGGTGGCCGCCGCGCTGGACGACAGCCGCCTGGCCGACGTGCTCGAGGAACTTCCCGAAGAAGACCAGATCGAGATCATCGCCGGCCTGAAGAGCGAGCGAGCCGCCGACGTCCTGGAGGCCATGGAACCGGACGACGCAGCTGACCTGCTCGCCGACCTGCCGCCGGAGCAGGCCGAGAAGCTGCTGCAGTTGATGGAGCCCGACGAAGCCGCGCCACTTCGCCGACTCATGACCTACGACGAAAACACCGCCGGTGGTCTGATGACCACTGAGCCGGTCATCCTCGGCCCGGAGGCCACCATTGCCGAGGCATTGGCGATGGTGCGCCGGGAGGAACTCGACCCCGCCCTCGCGTCGGCGATCTTCGTCTGCCGCCCGCCGTTGGAGACGCCCACGGGCCGGTTCATCGGCCTCGTGCACACCCAGCGCCTGTTGCGCGAGCCGCCGCACACCTCGGTGGGCATGGCTGTCGACACCACGATCGAAGCGATCTCGGTGGATGCCCGCCTGGAGCAGCTGACCCGGACGCTCGCCACGTACAACCTCGTGGTGCTGCCGGTGGTGGACGACGACGGCCGGTTGCTCGGCGCGGTCAGCGTCGACGATGTGCTCGACCACATCCTTCCCGACGACTGGCGCGAGGAACGGCACGACGTCCGCCTCCCCTCGACTCCGCGGGCGGGTGGCCGATGA